In Nitrospiraceae bacterium, the following are encoded in one genomic region:
- a CDS encoding ABC transporter permease, with the protein MKEYWQEIKALTMRWVRRLSREKFSMLFTLVQPMLFWLIFFGNLFQRAADTQVTQAPNYISFLAAGVVVMTVLNNGLAGGVDLLFDKENGFLERLMSTPIHRTSVILSRFIFVMTITSMQVLVILGVAFLFGVQPATGLLGVAMILLIGMLFGVGLTAISMAMAFSVKSHGDFFSVLGFLSLPMIFLSSALVPLAAMPGWMGFLAKFNPMTWAIDAVRPLILQGWTEALPHVGAVIVVMLLFDALCLYGGAKAFRRAMG; encoded by the coding sequence ATGAAGGAATATTGGCAGGAAATCAAAGCCTTGACGATGCGCTGGGTGCGTCGCCTCAGCCGTGAAAAGTTCAGCATGCTCTTCACGCTGGTCCAGCCGATGCTGTTTTGGCTGATCTTCTTCGGCAATCTGTTTCAGCGGGCCGCCGACACACAGGTGACCCAGGCTCCCAATTACATCAGTTTTCTTGCAGCCGGGGTCGTGGTGATGACCGTGTTGAACAACGGATTAGCCGGCGGGGTCGATCTCCTGTTCGATAAGGAGAATGGCTTTCTCGAGCGATTGATGTCGACACCGATCCACCGCACCTCGGTCATCCTCAGCCGGTTCATTTTCGTGATGACCATTACCTCGATGCAAGTGCTGGTGATTCTCGGTGTCGCGTTCTTGTTCGGTGTCCAGCCTGCGACAGGGCTGCTCGGCGTGGCGATGATTCTGCTGATCGGCATGCTCTTCGGGGTCGGCCTCACCGCGATCTCCATGGCGATGGCCTTCTCGGTCAAGAGCCACGGCGATTTCTTCTCCGTGCTGGGTTTCCTGTCCTTGCCGATGATCTTCCTCAGCTCCGCATTGGTGCCTCTGGCTGCGATGCCGGGCTGGATGGGATTTCTGGCGAAGTTCAACCCGATGACCTGGGCAATCGATGCCGTGCGGCCTTTGATTCTCCAAGGCTGGACGGAAGCGCTGCCGCATGTGGGCGCGGTCATCGTCGTCATGCTGTTGTTCGACGCCCTGTGTCTCTACGGAGGCGCCAAGGCGTTCCGTCGCGCGATGGGGTAG
- a CDS encoding transglutaminase family protein, whose amino-acid sequence MLANENQIRALIRLLGDEDERIVRTIRGKLIDYGDCAVPLLQEAEIEQPDMSDRIATVLEEIRGARLEEELRELVDAPGEDMDLETGAFVLARYAYPMLDVPAYASLLDRMAREVREQIGNRVSGEETVKALNRYLFTECGFKGNTKNYYEVENSYLNRVIDRRTGIPISLSTVYLLIGKRLQLPVHGIGMPGHFLVKFDSDKYKVFIDCFNGGALLTEKNCARFLTEAGYGFEERFLQRSPTRAILTRMIKNLLAIYSKLDDPLKKSRLLRFVEILGCEQREGGL is encoded by the coding sequence ATGCTGGCGAATGAAAATCAGATCCGCGCCTTGATTCGTCTCTTGGGCGACGAGGATGAACGGATCGTTCGCACGATTCGGGGGAAACTCATCGATTACGGGGATTGCGCCGTCCCCCTGTTGCAGGAAGCCGAAATCGAGCAGCCCGATATGTCCGATCGCATTGCGACGGTGCTCGAGGAAATTCGCGGCGCCAGGCTCGAGGAGGAACTGCGCGAACTCGTCGATGCGCCGGGAGAAGACATGGACCTGGAAACCGGAGCCTTCGTCTTGGCGCGGTATGCGTATCCCATGCTGGACGTGCCGGCCTACGCGTCGCTGTTGGATCGAATGGCGCGGGAGGTACGCGAGCAGATCGGGAACCGCGTCTCGGGGGAAGAAACAGTCAAGGCCTTGAACCGCTACCTGTTCACCGAATGCGGATTCAAGGGCAACACGAAGAACTATTACGAAGTCGAAAACAGCTACCTGAACCGCGTGATCGACCGCCGGACCGGCATTCCCATCAGTCTCTCCACCGTCTATCTCCTGATCGGGAAGCGGCTTCAATTGCCCGTGCATGGGATCGGAATGCCCGGGCATTTTTTGGTGAAGTTCGATTCCGACAAGTACAAAGTCTTCATCGATTGTTTCAACGGGGGCGCGCTGCTGACGGAAAAGAACTGTGCCCGATTCCTGACCGAGGCCGGCTACGGCTTCGAGGAGCGCTTCCTTCAGCGAAGTCCGACCCGCGCCATCCTCACCCGCATGATCAAGAATTTGCTGGCGATCTACAGCAAGCTGGACGATCCGCTCAAGAAGTCTCGACTCTTGCGGTTCGTTGAGATTCTGGGGTGCGAGCAGCGAGAGGGCGGACTCTAG
- a CDS encoding MBL fold metallo-hydrolase, whose amino-acid sequence MMRVTVLGSGTNVHPDRAAAGYLVQTDHLFLLDFGPRTLTNLIKSGTDRHRITHILFSHFHADHFADFIPFFFDAIIYCKYQGGTRPPLTLIGPRGTKKLMAAMMSNFPSFNRAPFRVTVREASDRSFRLGDTSIRPGTVTHAPRLHCLGYRIEYEGCAVVYSGDSVKCESLVRLCENADLAILDCSFPENRPGPAHLHAGECGQVAQQAGVDQLLLSHFYPIAERYDVRGQAGQYFGGRIRMAKDLFRWRS is encoded by the coding sequence ATGATGCGGGTCACCGTCCTCGGCTCGGGCACCAACGTCCATCCGGACAGAGCAGCCGCGGGGTACCTCGTCCAAACCGATCACCTGTTTCTGCTGGACTTCGGACCCCGCACGCTGACGAATCTGATCAAATCCGGCACCGATCGCCACCGCATCACCCATATCCTGTTCTCACATTTCCACGCCGACCACTTTGCCGATTTCATTCCCTTCTTCTTCGACGCGATCATCTACTGCAAGTATCAGGGCGGGACCAGACCGCCGCTCACGCTGATCGGTCCCCGCGGCACCAAGAAATTGATGGCCGCCATGATGAGCAACTTCCCCAGCTTCAACCGCGCCCCGTTTCGCGTCACCGTTCGCGAGGCCTCGGACCGGAGCTTCCGGCTGGGTGACACGTCCATTCGACCCGGCACCGTGACGCACGCTCCTCGCCTCCACTGCCTTGGTTACCGGATCGAGTATGAGGGCTGCGCCGTCGTCTATTCAGGGGATTCCGTGAAATGCGAATCGTTGGTGCGGCTCTGCGAGAATGCGGACCTCGCCATCCTCGATTGCTCGTTTCCCGAGAACCGCCCGGGCCCCGCCCACCTGCATGCGGGAGAATGCGGCCAAGTGGCGCAGCAGGCCGGCGTCGACCAACTCCTTCTTTCTCATTTTTATCCGATTGCGGAACGCTACGATGTGCGAGGCCAAGCGGGGCAGTATTTCGGGGGACGGATCAGGATGGCGAAGGATCTGTTCCGGTGGCGAAGCTGA
- a CDS encoding MarR family transcriptional regulator, translating into MELPDLKSDPYLKVLRPLVETYLAFSRADNRHIRSLRLTQSQFDVIATLGDTDGLTCAELSEATLVTKGTLTGVLDRLAAKGLIRRTPVKDDRRSIRIKLTDKGDALFRKTFSAHIAFLLPFFKRALTQKEADQLRTLLLRLQQSFQTSPRP; encoded by the coding sequence GTGGAACTCCCCGATCTCAAATCCGACCCCTACTTGAAGGTGCTCCGTCCGCTCGTCGAGACCTATTTGGCCTTCTCTCGCGCGGACAACCGCCACATCCGGTCGCTTCGTCTGACCCAATCCCAGTTCGATGTGATCGCCACCTTGGGAGACACCGACGGCCTGACCTGCGCCGAACTGTCGGAGGCGACGCTGGTTACCAAGGGCACGCTCACCGGTGTATTGGATAGGCTGGCCGCGAAGGGCTTGATTCGCCGCACCCCCGTCAAAGACGATCGGCGAAGCATCCGGATCAAGCTCACCGACAAGGGGGACGCGCTGTTCCGGAAGACATTCTCCGCCCATATCGCGTTTCTGCTGCCGTTTTTCAAGCGGGCCTTGACCCAGAAGGAGGCCGACCAGTTGCGAACCCTCCTGCTGCGCCTGCAGCAAAGCTTTCAGACCTCGCCCCGGCCATGA
- a CDS encoding HEAT repeat domain-containing protein, with product MQPVMPRYSQAGQANLTAIFLLLALVVSGVWIWKRLTPDVQETIIDQAIPLAALLLAVGVATWWLVRKIQATRNRRLVRDRLIARLEKEPAGEKRLELAFALIETNEYQRTGLEAVAPRLQELFTTTLKRALGDKQHRVRGMAASHLGVIGDKTAVATLLAALEDDHAYVRGCAALGLGRLRAEEAKDKLAEMSKEDWDQTVRSRAREALERIR from the coding sequence ATGCAGCCCGTCATGCCTCGCTATTCTCAGGCCGGTCAGGCCAACCTCACGGCGATTTTCTTGCTCCTCGCACTCGTCGTCTCAGGAGTATGGATCTGGAAGCGCCTGACTCCCGACGTTCAAGAAACGATTATCGACCAGGCCATTCCGCTGGCCGCCCTGCTGCTGGCCGTTGGCGTCGCGACGTGGTGGCTGGTTCGGAAGATCCAGGCAACACGAAATCGGCGCCTCGTCCGGGATCGATTGATCGCACGGCTGGAAAAGGAACCGGCCGGAGAAAAGCGATTGGAATTGGCCTTCGCCCTGATCGAAACGAATGAGTATCAACGAACCGGGCTCGAAGCCGTGGCCCCGCGGCTCCAGGAATTATTTACCACGACGCTGAAACGCGCGCTCGGCGACAAACAGCATCGCGTGCGCGGCATGGCGGCCAGCCATTTGGGCGTGATCGGGGACAAGACCGCGGTGGCAACGTTGTTGGCGGCGTTGGAAGACGACCATGCTTACGTCCGGGGCTGCGCAGCCTTGGGACTAGGGCGGTTGCGGGCGGAGGAAGCCAAGGACAAGTTGGCGGAGATGAGCAAGGAAGACTGGGATCAAACGGTTCGGAGTCGGGCAAGGGAGGCGCTGGAGCGGATCAGGTGA